TGCTCGTGCGCCAGGCCGACGCCGACATCCCCGTCTTCCCCTGCACGAGCCTGCACGTCGAGGCCGCCCTCGACCGCGCGCTGGGCTGAGGGCCCCGGGATACGACGAATTACTTCTCACCCTTACTGCGCAGTAAGGGTGAGAAAGAATGCGGAGTAGCCCCGGCGCGTGACCCATGTGACGCCTGAGGCCCCTGGGGCCGCGAGGGACGGGCTGGGCCTCAGCCCTGCGGCGCGCGGTCCGGCGGGAAGCCGCCGGTGGCGATGGGACCCCAGGAGGTGGGGGTGATCCGCAGCAGCGACTTGCCCTGGCGGCGCATGGCGGCGCGGTACTCCTCCCAGTCCGGGTGCTCCCCGGAGATGCAGCGGAAGTACTCCACCAGCCCGTCCTCGGCCGCCTGCGACGGCATGTCGAGCACGGCCGCCTCGCCGTCGACCTGCACGTAGGCGTCGTCCCACTCCTGCCCGTGCACCAGGACCGAGCAGCGCGGGTCGCGGCGCAGGTTCACGGCCTTGGCGCGGTCGGGGTAGGTCGAGACCACGATCTTCCCGTCACCGTCCACGCCGCCGGTGACCGGCGAGAGCTGCGGCCGCCCGTCGCGGCGGAACGTCACCAGCGTCATGTGGTGCAGCGGCCGCACGAAGTGCAGCAGGTCGGTCAGGTCCACACGTCGGGTCGTGGCGAGGTTCCCCATGCCTGCGACGGTACGCCGCCCGCGGCTCACCCCTCGGGCGCACCGGCCCCGGGGCGGGCCAGCCGGTGGCGGCCGCGTCAGCGCCGCTCGACCCGCACCCAGTCGCTGGCGTTGCCGGCGCGGTCCAGCACCCGCACCCAAGCCAGCGACCGCCCGTCCCGGGTGTGCCCGACCGCCCGACCGTCGACGACCCGCACCGTCCCGGCCGACCCGTTGCGCCGCCCGGAGTGCAGGACCGTGTGCGCACCACTGATCCCGGAGGCCCCCGTGGTGCCCTCCGGGCCGGCCCGGTCCACGGCCCGCACCTTCAGCTCCCACCGCTGGTCCCGGCGTACCCAGCGCACCGACGCCGACCGCACCCGGGGCGGCTGGGTGTCCAGCCCGATGCGGTCGCTGAGCACCTCGCCGTCCCGCGCACCGCCGTCGATGCGCACCTGCACGTCGGTGTTGCCGGCGGCCAGCAGCCAGTCGTAGTCGCAGTCCTCGCGCAGCGCGACCGGCTCCGGGGTCGCGGAGCCCAGGAAGGTCAGGCCGGTCGCGTCCGCGGGTGCCACGACCCGCACCGTCACCTGCGGGGTGCGCGTCCAGGCCTCGCCGGCGTTCACCCGCACCGAGACCGCACCGGCGCACGGCTGCGGCGTGACCGCCAGCGGCTCGACGTCCGGTGCACGCACCGTCCGCGCGAACCAGGTGTAGGAGCCCACGTCGAAGCGCTGGACCCTCCGGTTGCCGGTGTCGGCGACCCACAGGTTGCCGGCCATGCCGCTGCCGTCCTGCCCGGACTGCGCCAGCGCGGCCGGGCTGCGCAGCCGCCCGACGCCCGAGCCGCCGCGGCCGGGCACGCCACGCACCCGGTAGAGGGAGAAGTCGTTGTCGCCGTCGAGGAAGAGCAGCACTTGGTTGGCGGCGTCGGCCACGACCACCTGACCGAACCTGTCGGCCACGACGCCGGTCGGCTGGGGCCGCTCGCCGCCGCCGACCCGGCGCACCTTGCGCACCTGCAGCGGGCGGGCGCCGTCGCCGAAGCGCGAGGCGTCGAAGACCAGCAGCCGCGCACGGTCCGGGACGGTCACCAGCAACCGGTCGGGTCGCCCCTGGCCGGCGCGGAGGAAGGCCAGGCCGCTGGCCGGCGTA
This genomic window from Nocardioides marinus contains:
- a CDS encoding PPOX class F420-dependent oxidoreductase — its product is MGNLATTRRVDLTDLLHFVRPLHHMTLVTFRRDGRPQLSPVTGGVDGDGKIVVSTYPDRAKAVNLRRDPRCSVLVHGQEWDDAYVQVDGEAAVLDMPSQAAEDGLVEYFRCISGEHPDWEEYRAAMRRQGKSLLRITPTSWGPIATGGFPPDRAPQG